In the genome of Burkholderia sp. PAMC 26561, one region contains:
- a CDS encoding class I SAM-dependent methyltransferase translates to MNDTEKIREHYQGDNLRARVEAALEAAGLGSGHLSQTVLAPLDQFHMRGLAATVDLAAAAAIKSGDKVLDIGSGLGGPSRYLASTYNCHVQGIDLNAEFVDAAIFLSERAGLTEKVAYTCANALSLPFKLQTFDAAWTQHVAMNIADRDSLYAEIFRVLRPGGRLAIYDVVDGGAGALHFPVPWSRSSETSFLLTNIALLEALERQGFRVVSWVDQTTAGIAWAIERARASDAVRSRDPLDLNLVMGTDFGAMSQNFVKNLVESRAGLSQVVVERPT, encoded by the coding sequence TTGAACGATACCGAAAAGATTCGCGAACACTATCAGGGTGATAATCTTCGCGCCCGCGTTGAAGCGGCGCTGGAAGCGGCTGGCCTCGGAAGCGGGCATTTGTCTCAGACAGTCCTTGCACCACTCGACCAGTTTCATATGCGAGGATTAGCCGCTACCGTCGATCTCGCTGCGGCCGCCGCGATCAAGTCGGGCGATAAGGTGCTGGACATCGGTTCTGGCCTTGGCGGGCCGTCAAGATACCTCGCCTCTACCTACAACTGCCACGTGCAGGGCATTGACCTCAATGCGGAGTTTGTCGACGCTGCGATATTTCTTTCCGAGAGGGCAGGTCTTACAGAAAAGGTTGCTTACACCTGTGCTAACGCTTTGTCTCTTCCTTTCAAGTTGCAAACCTTCGATGCTGCGTGGACGCAGCATGTTGCGATGAACATTGCAGATCGTGACTCACTGTACGCCGAGATTTTTCGCGTTTTGCGACCGGGCGGCCGATTGGCTATTTATGACGTGGTAGATGGCGGCGCGGGTGCTTTGCACTTTCCCGTCCCGTGGTCCCGAAGTTCGGAAACGAGTTTTCTGCTCACCAACATTGCCTTGCTTGAAGCTTTGGAAAGGCAGGGGTTTAGGGTTGTATCTTGGGTAGATCAAACAACGGCGGGCATCGCTTGGGCGATAGAAAGAGCGAGAGCATCCGATGCGGTGCGGAGCCGGGATCCACTTGATCTAAATCTCGTAATGGGTACCGACTTCGGGGCAATGTCACAAAACTTCGTCAAAAACCTCGTTGAGAGCAGAGCAGGTCTGTCTCAAGTCGTAGTAGAACGTCCTACCTGA